A part of Variovorax sp. HW608 genomic DNA contains:
- a CDS encoding GntR family transcriptional regulator, whose amino-acid sequence MRAERSITAQILGLIQADAMPAGSHLPAQAFADRLRVSRSPVNEALSFLAEKGILERQPNRGYFLVRPVESGDAVARQLGLVEADTVTEVYFRIADDRLRGALPDEFTEVLLKQRYGLTPAQLNAVLGRIASEGWVEKKPGYGWQFSSMLTTADSLLQSYRLRLALEPAALLEPGYHLPAHVIARCRAAEKHLLEGGIETDTADQLHDRGVRFHEALVEGSGNPFFIDTIRRVNRVRRLLSYRSMQDRTRYKEHCRQHLHLLDLIERGKNDDAAKAMTEHLNSTLRNFKKISGILKS is encoded by the coding sequence ATGCGAGCCGAACGTTCCATCACCGCGCAGATCCTCGGTCTGATCCAGGCCGATGCGATGCCGGCAGGCAGTCACCTTCCCGCGCAGGCCTTTGCCGATCGTCTTCGCGTTTCGCGGTCGCCGGTCAACGAGGCGCTGTCCTTCCTGGCGGAAAAGGGCATCCTCGAGCGACAGCCCAATCGGGGCTACTTCCTCGTCCGGCCTGTCGAGAGCGGCGACGCGGTCGCCAGGCAGCTCGGCCTGGTCGAGGCGGACACGGTGACGGAGGTGTACTTCAGGATCGCGGACGACCGACTGCGCGGCGCGCTGCCGGACGAATTCACCGAAGTGCTGCTCAAGCAGCGCTATGGGCTGACGCCCGCGCAGCTCAACGCGGTGCTCGGCCGGATCGCCAGCGAAGGCTGGGTGGAGAAGAAGCCCGGTTACGGCTGGCAGTTCTCCAGCATGCTCACGACCGCGGACAGCCTCCTGCAGTCGTACCGGCTGCGGCTCGCCCTGGAGCCGGCCGCGCTGCTCGAGCCGGGCTACCATTTGCCGGCACATGTCATCGCGCGCTGCCGCGCTGCCGAGAAGCATCTGCTCGAAGGCGGCATCGAGACCGACACGGCCGATCAGCTGCACGACCGCGGCGTGCGCTTCCACGAGGCGCTGGTCGAGGGCTCGGGCAACCCCTTCTTCATCGACACCATCCGGCGCGTGAATCGCGTGCGCCGCCTGTTGTCCTACCGCTCCATGCAGGACCGCACCCGCTACAAGGAACACTGCAGGCAGCACCTGCACCTGCTGGACCTCATCGAACGCGGCAAGAACGACGATGCGGCCAAGGCGATGACCGAGCATCTCAACAGCACCTTGCGCAACTTCAAGAAGATCAGCGGAATCCTCAAGTCATGA
- a CDS encoding ABC transporter substrate-binding protein: MNLNRTSPDPAVVRALTPTGALRASINLGNPILAGRDPGSGEPKGVSIDLARAFAEHLGVRLELVVFDAAGKSVEAVAGEQADIGFFAIDPVRGADIAFTAPYVLIEGSYLVREDSLLRSNEEVDRGGTRVTVGKGSAYDLFLTRELKHASIVRAPTSPKVVETFIEQGLDVAAGVKQQLEADSRVHAGLRLLPGHFMVIRQAMGTPKSRGEGPAQALRDFVEDMKAKGFVAEALKRHGIEGASVAPAAC, encoded by the coding sequence ATGAACCTCAATCGCACATCGCCCGACCCGGCCGTGGTCCGCGCGCTCACCCCCACCGGCGCATTGCGCGCATCGATCAACCTGGGCAATCCGATCCTGGCCGGCAGGGACCCCGGCAGCGGCGAGCCCAAGGGCGTGTCCATCGATCTGGCGCGCGCGTTCGCCGAGCATCTTGGCGTGCGGCTGGAACTGGTGGTCTTCGATGCGGCCGGGAAGTCGGTCGAGGCCGTCGCCGGCGAGCAGGCGGACATCGGCTTCTTCGCGATCGATCCGGTGCGCGGTGCCGACATCGCCTTCACCGCGCCTTATGTGCTCATCGAAGGAAGCTACCTCGTGCGCGAAGACTCCCTGCTGCGCAGCAACGAAGAGGTGGATCGCGGCGGGACGCGGGTGACTGTGGGCAAGGGCAGCGCCTATGACCTCTTCCTCACGCGCGAGCTCAAGCATGCAAGCATCGTTCGCGCACCCACTTCGCCGAAGGTCGTCGAGACCTTCATCGAGCAGGGCCTCGATGTCGCGGCCGGCGTGAAGCAGCAGCTCGAAGCCGATTCACGAGTGCACGCAGGCTTGCGGCTGCTGCCGGGTCACTTCATGGTCATCAGGCAGGCCATGGGCACACCCAAGTCGCGCGGCGAAGGGCCGGCACAGGCGCTGCGCGACTTCGTCGAGGACATGAAGGCCAAGGGCTTCGTCGCGGAGGCGCTGAAGCGCCACGGCATCGAAGGCGCTTCAGTGGCGCCCGCTGCGTGCTGA